The genomic window AACATGATTTTAGTATACAACAAGAAAACTATTTAAGTTGGAAGAAGAAGTTCAAGGATCATAATATATCAGCAATGGTAGGTATGCAAACGCAAACTTGGACGGATGAGTATGCAAGATTCGAATCGAACTCATTCAATAACGATATCAACAGAACGTTCAACAACGTAGCAGAATTAACTGCTGGTAATTCAAGAACAGAGACAGAAAAACACTCAATTGTATCTCAATATGGTCGTTTTACTTACGACTTTAAAGGGAAGTATTTAGTGGCTGCAACTATTAGAAGAGATGGATCTTCTAGATTCGGTGAAAACAACAAATATGGTATTTTCCCAGGGGCATCTGTAGGTTGGAGAATTAGTGATGAATTCTTTATGAAGCCATTAAAACCAGTACTTTCAGATATGAAATTCCGTGCAGGTGTATCTCAAAATGGTAACGAAAGAATCCCGAACTTCGAAAGTAGAACATTATACCAACCAGGTTATTTCTACGATGGTGTAAATGGTATTGGTGTAAGTCAGTTGGGTAACCCAGATCTAGTTTGGGAAACGACACAACAAGCTTATGTTGGGGTAGACTTAGGTTTATTCGAAGACAAAATCAATATTAATGTAGATTACTATGAGAAGTTAACATCAGACCTTCTTTATAGTGTTCCATTACCGCAAGAAACAGGTTTTTCTAGTGTAAGAAGTAATATTGGTGAGATTAAAAACAGCGGTCTAGAGTTTAACATTAGTGCGAATATTATCAACAAAGAAAACTTCCAATGGTATTCTAGTTTCAATATCGCCACAAACGTAAACGAGATTGTTAAACTTGCTGAGAAAGACGGTAGAATTATTCAAGGTGAATACATTATTGAAGAAGGTGGATCGATTGGTGATATTTATGGTTATACTGCCTTGGGCGTCTTCCCTTATGATGAGTCGAATGCATTTGATAACGATGGTAATCAATTAACGCCAATATTTGATGATGAAGGTAATTTCACTAGATATGAATTGAATGGTAGAGAGTATTCAGGAGAAATTAATCAGTTGAAAGTTCAAAACCGTGTATTAGAAGGTGGTGATGTTCATTGGCAAGACCACGATGGTGACTTTAACATTGATGCAGATAATGACCGTTCAGTAATTGGTAATGGTTTACCTGAATTATTTGGTGGTTTATACAACGAGTTCTCTTACAAGGGAATTAAGCTTTCTGTCTTATTCGACTTCAATTTCGGTAACGATATTTATAAGAAATACGATGAGACAAGAAACCAACGTTTAGTCACAACAGTAGTTCCTGGACCAGAAAGAATCGATGGTGCTTGGTATGAACAAGGTGATGTAGCAAGATATCCAACTTTATATTCTAAGTCGGCTTCTAAAAACAACTTAGGACCTAACACATTCTGGATTAGCAAAGCAGACTTTATTAAACTTCGTTCAGTACGTATCGATTATTCATTACCAAAAACATTAATGGATAAAGTAAGCTTTATGTCGAATGTATCTTTCTATGTATCAGGTCTTAATTTACTTACGTGGACCAACTTTGATGGATATAACCCAGAACTTGGATCAAATGGTAACGCACTTAAACCTGGTCTAGATAACCTAAGATATCCACTTTCAAGAGAATATTTAGCAGGTATTCAAGTTCAATTTTAATGATTAAAAATTTTTTAAAGACATATATATAATGAAAGGATTTAGAAATATTCGTTGGGCGATTTCATTATTGGTCCCAATGTATCTACTGACTGGATGTGATCATCTTCTAAGTGTGGAACCTGATAGTCAAATTGGTGTAAATCAGTTTTGGAAAACAGAAAATGATGCTAGATCAGGTGTTGCCGCAATATATGATGCTGCTCAAGATGCTTATGGATACAAATACTTTATTTGGGGTGAATTAAGGTCTGATAACTTTGGTGCACATCCAAATGCAGAAAAAGTAGAAGCGATACAATTAACAGGGAATGATCTTACCGACCAAAACGAAAATTATGGTGGTTGGGGCGAAATGTATAATATGATCTTAAAGGCAAATTTAGCTATTGAGAATATCCCGAATATTACAGGTGATATAAATAGTCAATTAGGTCAGGCATATGCATTGAGATCTTTTGCTTATTTCGACTTGGTAAGAGCCTACGGTGATGTACCTTTATATACATCAATTCCTTCTGGTCTTGATGATGACATTTTCCGTGAAAAAACATCTGCTGATGTAATCATGAATGAGATTGTTATTCCAGATATGTTAAAGGCGGAAGAATTACTTACTACTCCAAAAGATCGTTTTACATTTTCGAAATCAAGTATTTACTGCTTACAAGCAGAGGTGTATATGCACATTGGAGAACATGGTAAAGCGAAAGAAGTTTTAGATAAATTAGTAGCAATGGGCGAATTTTCTTTAGTAAATACTGCAGAAGAGTTCCACGCGCTATTTAGAAATGAGCCAGAAAGAGCAGGTCTTTCTTCTAATCAAATGGAAACAGGTCCTGAGTTAATTTTCTCTATTGTGTATAACTTGGAGCAAGATCTTAAGCAAAGTGATGTATACAAAATCTTCTGGCCTGGTGTACCAGCATATGCAGTTTCTAAATCTCTAGAAGAAAAATGGAATGCCACTTTTCCAACAGATTCTATTGAATGGGTAACGAAATATCCTGATTTCACTCCATCGGCAGTAGATGATAACGGTAGAACAATTTATGGTGACTATTTCCGTTACGTTCAAATGATTGAGGGTGATAAAGAAATCGGTGAAAAGAGATACGGAAAGTACAATCTTGTGAACTATCCAGCAGCAGACGATGATACCGATATTGTAGTTTATAGATATGCAGGTATGTTATTATTACTAGCAGAGGCAGAAGTACAATTAGGTAATTATCAAGTAGCTGTAGATTTAGTAAACCGTATTCGTTCGAATAGAGATTTACCACAAATATCCATCTTAGATTATCCAACAAAAAACGATTTATTAAACGCAGTTTTGGATGAACGTCAATTCGAATTAATTGGTGAGGGTAAGAGATGGCACGACTTAAGAAGAACGAACAAAGTAGTGGAAGTGATGAACCCTATCAACGGACAAGAAGCGGATAGATTATTATTCCCAATTTGGTTCCAACATATGGTGGACAATCCGAACATTACACAAAATTCTGGCTACTAAAATTTGAATGAAATGAAAGGAATAATCAAAAAAATATCGAATATATTCTTGCTTATTGGTTTAGTTGCAGTATCGGTAAGTTGTGATTTACAATTACAAAAAGAGTGGAAATACGTTCCAGAACCTGCAGGTAATAAGCCAACAGGTATGACAGCTATGGAATGGATTACTATGATAAATGCTGACACTACCTACAATGATGCTAATGGAGATCCGGAGTTTAAGTATTTATTGGAAGCAATTAACCATACTGGATTATCTGAGCTATATAGTGATGAAAGCAATAATAGAACGTTCTTTATATTAAGAAACTCTGCATTTGTTGGGAGTAATCAATTGATATCGGATATGACCGGTTCACCATCAACTCCAATAGCAGAAATAGAAGTAGAACGTTTAACAAAGGCATTGAAATACCATATTGTGTCTGAGGAGTTAAGTCAAGAAACAATCCCGAAGAATGACTTTTTCTTCTACTATCAAACACTTGTAGAGGGTGAAGAAGGTGAGATTGAAATTCATAAAAGGCTTTTCAATCAGCAAATGAGAATCAATACTAAGATTGATAGAGTGGGATCGGGAGATACCCCTACAAATATGCCAAGTACATCAAAAGGTAGAGGTGTAGATTTACACAACTATATTTTTAATAATGGTATAGGACATCAAATAAACGGTTACGTTAGGTATACTGCATTCTAAGTCAAATGAACGGATAATTTATGATAAATAGCTAGTTTCTACTATAATTCGAAAGAGGCTATTTCAATATTGCGAAAAGGCAGACATTATTGTCTGCCTTTTTTTAAAATTATCGATAACTAAAACTTTAGATTAATGAACAACCATTACTTCATATTTATTGCCCTATTTTTCTTTGGGTGTAGCCCAAAAATCAAAGAACAAAATCAGATAATTACCTTTAAAGAAATAAAGTGTAATGAGTTAAATAATCCTTTGGGTTTAGATGTAGCACAACCCACTTTTTCCTGGGAAGTAGAGGCTTTGGGCGAAAATAAAAGTCAATCTGCTTATCAAATAATCGTAGCAAGCTCACCCGAAAACCTTAATATTGATGATGCTGATGTATGGAATGAAGGGAAGAAAATGACAGATCGATCGAGTTATATCAAATACGATGGAGTACCATTGCAAGCTTTTCAAAAATATTGGTGGAAGGTGAAAATTTGGGATGAAAAAGGAAAAGCTTCAGAATGGTCGCCTATCGGAACTTTCGAGATGGGGTTAATGAATCAAGAAGATTGGGGAGAGTCGAAATGGCTTTCTGTGGTGGATAATAGAACATCAGAATATCAACCAAGAGCGTATAAAACGGGTAAAATGAAATCGCCAATAATGGTGAAAAGTCAGGCAGCAGGTTATTTCAGAAAAGTAATTGATACTGAAAAAGAGATCAAAAGTGCTAGAGCATATGTGTGTGGCTTAGGGTATTATGAATTGTATATCAATGGAGATAAAATAGGTGATCATGTATTAGATCCTGCTCCTTCAAATTATGATCAGCAAGCATATTATGTTTCTTATGATATTACCAAGAATTTAAAAGAAGGACAAAATACCTTAGGGACGATTGTCGGGAATGGTTTCTATGGTCAGAATATTTCATGGAAAAGAGACCCAGAATCAGAAAGAGATTTATCGTATGGTAAACCTTGTTTTCGTTTACTTATTGATGTTAAGTATAATAACAACACTCAAAGTTCTTTTTACTCCGATGAAAGTTGGAAAGCCACAACAGGTCCCATTGTATTTGATAATATCTATGGAGGAGAAACGTATGATGCCAGATTCGAATTAACCAATTGGAATACAATTCAGTATAATGATGAAGAATGGTCTTCAGTAAATATTGAGCAACCGAAGATTAAGAAAATAAATGCGCAATTGATGCCTCCAATTAGATCTTTAAAAGATTTAGCGGCACAAAGAATTTTTAAAGCACCCGATGGAAATTGGATCGTAGACTTTGGGCAAAATGTAGCTGGATGGGTCAACATCAAATTATCTGAGGATAAAGGAAAACGAATTGATATTGTTCTTACAGAAGCATTAACTCAAGATGGAAAAGATATTTATTTAGGAAGTACCGGCGGAGGAGCAAATGGTTTAAAGCAGCATTTGATTTACATTTCAAATGGCGAAAAAAATCAGCAATGGTCACCAAAATTCACCTACCACGGTTTTCGCTATGCAAAAATAAGTGGATTAAAAAATAAGCCTTCATTAAATTCTATCAAGGCTGAATTAGTTGCGACAGATATAAAGGAAAAAGGAAGTTTTTCATGTTCAGATTCTTTACTGAACAAGATGCATGAAATTAGTAAATGGACAATCGTTGATAATATTCACGGTATTCCAGAAGACTGTCCGCATAGAGAAAAATGTGGTTGGTTAGGCGATGCACACGCTTTTTGTGAGTATGCACTCTACAATTATGAGATGGATTATTTCTATAAAAAGTACATGATCGATATCCGAACGCAAAGAAAGAAAACAAAAGGTCACCACAAAGAAAAAGAGTATTTAGTACCTACTATGATTGCTCCAGGGAAACGTACATCGACTATTGCAAAATTAGATTGGGGTATTGCAGGCATCTATTTACCATGGTATAATTATCTTTATTATGGGGATTCGGCCATCGTAATAGAATACTATGAGGACATGAAAGAGCTCACCAATTATTACCTCTCATTTAAAAATGATATAGGCATAATTGATAATGGAATGGGAGATTGGTGTCCTCCACTTTGGGATAGAAAAAGAAATCCGACTGCAATGGAATGCGATCCAGTAATATCAGCCAATGCTTATTTTTATGATATCCTGCATATTATGCAAAAGATGGCCATTCTAGTAGATGATAAACAATATGCCACTTTGATGGCCAATGAATATCAACAATTAGGCGAAGCTTTTAACCTTGAATACTTAAAGGAAAACGATAAATATCTTTGGTACGGAAGTCAGACTGCCACGGTAATGGCCCTACAATTTGATATGGTGCCCAAAGAAAAAATCAAAGCTGTAATCGATGGTTTAGAACACAATATTGTTGTCGAAAAATCCGGACATCATTCTACAGGCATTCATGGTAACCGATACATTTATTCTGTTTTAAGTAAGCATGGTAAATCAGATTTAGCTTATGATATTCTAACTGTTCCTACTTTCCCAAGTCAAACCTATGTGATGAATTACGGTTTTACTACTTGGCCAGAAAGACAATTCGAATGGGAAAAAATGCCTGGTTTATCTAATTCATTAAACCACCCTATGCATAGCGGATTTTCTGCCTATTTCTTCGAATCGATTGGTGGATTGAAACCAACTTTTGAACAAGCAGGTTACAAAGAGTTTATTGTAGATCCTACTTTTCCAACTTCAATAACACATGCGGACGTGACCGTTTCAACCCGTTATGGAAAGGTGGAAAACAAATGGGAAATGAAGGGAGGTATTTTAACTATGGACTTGAAAATTCCTTTTAATACAAAAGCTAAAATTGTACTTTCTGAAGAAGAGAAACAAAGCTTATTGATTTATAAACAAGATGGCTCTCAGGTAAAGAATCTCACCTTAGACTATAACAATTTGATATTGGGTTCAGGTCAGTATTTGATAAAATATAAAAAGCAAACAGACACCCTTCTTTAATTTTTTTTTGGGGAGATTTCATAAAATCTTAATCAATTTTCATGATCAACAACACAATAGTATTGAATACTGATACTATTGTGTTATAAGTTGATGAGAATACGATTTTACCTTTAGTATGGATTATTTTACATCAATAGAGCCCTGTTTTTCAGCTATTATTGTAATGAGCGAAAGTCATTAGTGGACGAAAGTCCCAATGATTTTTAGCCGAAATGAAATTGATTTGTAGAACGACATTGAATAGTTTATTGGATAATCGATCACCTTTTTTAGTAAGTAAGACTAATAAATAAAATCAGTGATTTGAAGCATCCAAAATAAACGAAGAGAAATAAAGGATAACTTTTTAAAGTGATTGAAAGGATGAATTTTTTTAAAAAAATAACGATAACAATTTTTTGTGTTGGACTAATATCTAGTTTTAAAACAAACGAAGAAAATAAGGTAGCCTTATACAAACAACCAAAAGCAGACATAGAAAGCAGAGTTCAAGATTTATTAAAAAGAATGACGCTTGAGGAGAAGGTGGCTCAAATGAGAATGTTCCATGCCAATAAAGGAGTGGAGTTTAGTGAAGATGGTAAATTAGTGCTTTCCGATGTGGTACAACAAAAACTAACTTTAGGTATTGGTGGAATTAAGAATCCAGGAGAACACAATACGCCAGAGGAAGCGGCAGAGTTAAACAATCAATTACAAAAATACATTATCAAAAATAGTCGTTTGGGTATACCAGGCTTTTTTGTGACAGAATCATATAATGGAGTGGATGCAGCAGGATGTACAAGTTTTGGACGTCCGATCAACATGGCATCAACTTTTAATAGAGCGTTGATCAAAAAGGTGTACGATGCAGTTGGTAGAGAAGCAAGAATGAGAGGTTTACACTTGACCCATTCACCAGAAGCAGATATTGTAAGAGACCCTAGATTTGGTCGTATGAGTGAGGCATTCAGTGAAGATACTTATTTGACTACTCAAATGATTATTAACGCTGTAAATGGATTACAAGGTGATTATGAAGGGTTAAGCAAAACACATATTGGCGCTGTAACAAAACACTTTGCAGGCTATGCTCAATTAGCTGGCGGTACCAATTTCGCATCCATTGAAATTTCTCCTCGCACTTTAATTGATGAAATTTTCCCGCCTTTTGAAGCTGCTGTAAAAGAAGCTAACACTCTAGGAATTATGGCATCTCATGGTGACTTGAACGGTATTGCAAGTCATGCAAACCCTTGGTTATTAACTGAAGTACTTCGTGATCAGTGGAACTTTGAAGGCTATGTGGTTTCTGACGCAAATGATATTGGTCGTTTACACTATTTTATGAAAGTAGCAGAAACACCAGAAGAAGCGGCTTTACTTGGTCTTCTAGCAGGAGTTGATGTAGACCTTTATGCGGAGGATGCTTATGCTTTATTGCCAAAAATGGTAAAAGAAAAGCCTGAGTTGATGCAATACATCGATCGATCTGCAGCTAGAGTATTGCGTACAAAATTCATTTTAGGTCTTTTTGAGGATCCATATATTAAAGTAAAAAAGGTAAACGATAACGTTAGAACTCCTGAAAATTTGGAGTTGGCAAGAGCATCAGATCGTGAATCAATTATCTTATTAAAGAACGATGGTGTTTTACCATTGGACTCGAACAAAGCAATGAAGTTGGCTTTAGTTGGACCTGTTTTAGATGAAACGGTAAAAGAACAATTTGCTTCTATTGTAGGTGAAAACATCACTTTAGTAACAGAAAAAGGATTTGATTTAACCAATGGTAGAGGTGGTATTCCTGAGTTAACTAAGGAGAACATTCAAAAAGAAGGAATTGAAAAAATTATAAATACAGCAAAGTCAGCAGATGTGATTGTTGCCGTAGTTGGAGGAGATGATTTTACATCAAAAGAAGGATTTTTTACTCATGCTTTTGGAGATAGAGATAGCATCGATCCAGTAGGCTTACAAGATGAATTGATTGTAGAACTAAAGAAGTTAGGAAAGCCAGTAGTTATCGTACTTAAACATAGAAGAACGCTATCAGTAAACACATTTGCAAAAGAAGCAGATGCTATGCTCGATTGTTGGGACTTGAGCGAAGAAGGAAATTATGCGATCGCTGAAGTGTTATTTGGTAAAGTAAATCCGTCAGGAAAATTGCCAGTCACAGTTCCAAGATCAATAGGTCAGATTCCTTTCCACTACAGCCAAAAAGAAATTAACTATAAAAAAGGATATCTTTTTGCTGAAAACACCCCATTGTTCGACTTTGGTTTCGGTTTAAGTTACACTCAGTTTGAGTATTCTGATATATCACTTTCATCAAGTGAAATGACTGATGATTCAGAATTGACTGCACGTATTACCATTACCAACAAAGGAGATAGGGCAGGCAAAGAAACAGTTCAGTTATACCTTAAAGATTTGATTGGCCAAGTAGTTAGACCTATGCAAGAATTAAAAGGATTTGAAAAGATTGAATTAGCTGCTGGAGAGAGCAAAGTAGTTTCTTTTAAAATCACTCCAGACATGTTGGAATACACAGGATTAGAAATGAAAAAGATTCCTGGTTATGGAGATTTTGAATTACGCATTGGAAGTTCTAGTGCAGAGTTTAAAGCAACCAATTTCAAATTGAAATCGGGTAAACTATAAAATTTGTTTTGGCAATGTCTTTATGATAGGCAGGATAATCAGCCTTTTCACAAAAGCGATTGCACCCAGTAATTGAATGAACAAACATCTAAAATGTTATGTGGAAGCTTAGTCAGTTAAAATATTGGATGATAC from Flammeovirga yaeyamensis includes these protein-coding regions:
- a CDS encoding RagB/SusD family nutrient uptake outer membrane protein produces the protein MKGFRNIRWAISLLVPMYLLTGCDHLLSVEPDSQIGVNQFWKTENDARSGVAAIYDAAQDAYGYKYFIWGELRSDNFGAHPNAEKVEAIQLTGNDLTDQNENYGGWGEMYNMILKANLAIENIPNITGDINSQLGQAYALRSFAYFDLVRAYGDVPLYTSIPSGLDDDIFREKTSADVIMNEIVIPDMLKAEELLTTPKDRFTFSKSSIYCLQAEVYMHIGEHGKAKEVLDKLVAMGEFSLVNTAEEFHALFRNEPERAGLSSNQMETGPELIFSIVYNLEQDLKQSDVYKIFWPGVPAYAVSKSLEEKWNATFPTDSIEWVTKYPDFTPSAVDDNGRTIYGDYFRYVQMIEGDKEIGEKRYGKYNLVNYPAADDDTDIVVYRYAGMLLLLAEAEVQLGNYQVAVDLVNRIRSNRDLPQISILDYPTKNDLLNAVLDERQFELIGEGKRWHDLRRTNKVVEVMNPINGQEADRLLFPIWFQHMVDNPNITQNSGY
- a CDS encoding fasciclin domain-containing protein; protein product: MKGIIKKISNIFLLIGLVAVSVSCDLQLQKEWKYVPEPAGNKPTGMTAMEWITMINADTTYNDANGDPEFKYLLEAINHTGLSELYSDESNNRTFFILRNSAFVGSNQLISDMTGSPSTPIAEIEVERLTKALKYHIVSEELSQETIPKNDFFFYYQTLVEGEEGEIEIHKRLFNQQMRINTKIDRVGSGDTPTNMPSTSKGRGVDLHNYIFNNGIGHQINGYVRYTAF
- a CDS encoding glycoside hydrolase family 3 N-terminal domain-containing protein — its product is MNFFKKITITIFCVGLISSFKTNEENKVALYKQPKADIESRVQDLLKRMTLEEKVAQMRMFHANKGVEFSEDGKLVLSDVVQQKLTLGIGGIKNPGEHNTPEEAAELNNQLQKYIIKNSRLGIPGFFVTESYNGVDAAGCTSFGRPINMASTFNRALIKKVYDAVGREARMRGLHLTHSPEADIVRDPRFGRMSEAFSEDTYLTTQMIINAVNGLQGDYEGLSKTHIGAVTKHFAGYAQLAGGTNFASIEISPRTLIDEIFPPFEAAVKEANTLGIMASHGDLNGIASHANPWLLTEVLRDQWNFEGYVVSDANDIGRLHYFMKVAETPEEAALLGLLAGVDVDLYAEDAYALLPKMVKEKPELMQYIDRSAARVLRTKFILGLFEDPYIKVKKVNDNVRTPENLELARASDRESIILLKNDGVLPLDSNKAMKLALVGPVLDETVKEQFASIVGENITLVTEKGFDLTNGRGGIPELTKENIQKEGIEKIINTAKSADVIVAVVGGDDFTSKEGFFTHAFGDRDSIDPVGLQDELIVELKKLGKPVVIVLKHRRTLSVNTFAKEADAMLDCWDLSEEGNYAIAEVLFGKVNPSGKLPVTVPRSIGQIPFHYSQKEINYKKGYLFAENTPLFDFGFGLSYTQFEYSDISLSSSEMTDDSELTARITITNKGDRAGKETVQLYLKDLIGQVVRPMQELKGFEKIELAAGESKVVSFKITPDMLEYTGLEMKKIPGYGDFELRIGSSSAEFKATNFKLKSGKL
- a CDS encoding SusC/RagA family TonB-linked outer membrane protein — protein: MKLLAQDKLTVSGIVTSSDDGIPMPGVNVVIQGTDIGTITTIDGKYKLNVSPNDVITFSFIGYVTESVNVGGRTKIDFTIKPDLEQLDEVVVIGYGEQNRRDVTGGIVSVKSDELTQATPSSALEGMQGRLSGVSITSNGGPGAGSEISIRGTSTLNSGTGPLYVVDGQQMEDINNLNPEDIESIEVLKDGASAAIYGSKSANGVIIITTKSGKAGKTKINASFVQGWNTLASKIPVSNTRQAKIYADARKGNDKDATPLDSLSTIYNQDFDYQDMITRVSQRQQFGLSLSGGTEAANFYWNTGYIGQDGVVNNSDYLRYNTTLNVNFKATSWLKAGTRIMGSYSEQNGLNTGAVFGQISTHFPYLPVQDADGTFIPQTSSQQNILAETLFTERRRRKYRGQAFGFAEFQILPSLKFKSTIGIDVHFKRNNDFNPTIVQPMGRDASGSQTTEHDFSIQQENYLSWKKKFKDHNISAMVGMQTQTWTDEYARFESNSFNNDINRTFNNVAELTAGNSRTETEKHSIVSQYGRFTYDFKGKYLVAATIRRDGSSRFGENNKYGIFPGASVGWRISDEFFMKPLKPVLSDMKFRAGVSQNGNERIPNFESRTLYQPGYFYDGVNGIGVSQLGNPDLVWETTQQAYVGVDLGLFEDKININVDYYEKLTSDLLYSVPLPQETGFSSVRSNIGEIKNSGLEFNISANIINKENFQWYSSFNIATNVNEIVKLAEKDGRIIQGEYIIEEGGSIGDIYGYTALGVFPYDESNAFDNDGNQLTPIFDDEGNFTRYELNGREYSGEINQLKVQNRVLEGGDVHWQDHDGDFNIDADNDRSVIGNGLPELFGGLYNEFSYKGIKLSVLFDFNFGNDIYKKYDETRNQRLVTTVVPGPERIDGAWYEQGDVARYPTLYSKSASKNNLGPNTFWISKADFIKLRSVRIDYSLPKTLMDKVSFMSNVSFYVSGLNLLTWTNFDGYNPELGSNGNALKPGLDNLRYPLSREYLAGIQVQF
- a CDS encoding family 78 glycoside hydrolase catalytic domain, with amino-acid sequence MNNHYFIFIALFFFGCSPKIKEQNQIITFKEIKCNELNNPLGLDVAQPTFSWEVEALGENKSQSAYQIIVASSPENLNIDDADVWNEGKKMTDRSSYIKYDGVPLQAFQKYWWKVKIWDEKGKASEWSPIGTFEMGLMNQEDWGESKWLSVVDNRTSEYQPRAYKTGKMKSPIMVKSQAAGYFRKVIDTEKEIKSARAYVCGLGYYELYINGDKIGDHVLDPAPSNYDQQAYYVSYDITKNLKEGQNTLGTIVGNGFYGQNISWKRDPESERDLSYGKPCFRLLIDVKYNNNTQSSFYSDESWKATTGPIVFDNIYGGETYDARFELTNWNTIQYNDEEWSSVNIEQPKIKKINAQLMPPIRSLKDLAAQRIFKAPDGNWIVDFGQNVAGWVNIKLSEDKGKRIDIVLTEALTQDGKDIYLGSTGGGANGLKQHLIYISNGEKNQQWSPKFTYHGFRYAKISGLKNKPSLNSIKAELVATDIKEKGSFSCSDSLLNKMHEISKWTIVDNIHGIPEDCPHREKCGWLGDAHAFCEYALYNYEMDYFYKKYMIDIRTQRKKTKGHHKEKEYLVPTMIAPGKRTSTIAKLDWGIAGIYLPWYNYLYYGDSAIVIEYYEDMKELTNYYLSFKNDIGIIDNGMGDWCPPLWDRKRNPTAMECDPVISANAYFYDILHIMQKMAILVDDKQYATLMANEYQQLGEAFNLEYLKENDKYLWYGSQTATVMALQFDMVPKEKIKAVIDGLEHNIVVEKSGHHSTGIHGNRYIYSVLSKHGKSDLAYDILTVPTFPSQTYVMNYGFTTWPERQFEWEKMPGLSNSLNHPMHSGFSAYFFESIGGLKPTFEQAGYKEFIVDPTFPTSITHADVTVSTRYGKVENKWEMKGGILTMDLKIPFNTKAKIVLSEEEKQSLLIYKQDGSQVKNLTLDYNNLILGSGQYLIKYKKQTDTLL